From Carya illinoinensis cultivar Pawnee chromosome 5, C.illinoinensisPawnee_v1, whole genome shotgun sequence, one genomic window encodes:
- the LOC122309625 gene encoding probable arabinosyltransferase ARAD1 translates to MLQEGIVHVTLAKILVAYDDVHYERSVAMDENIKVSSQGMRLSKFCLQPDTPSSCRLFEAIVSHCVPVIASDQIELPFEDEIDYAQFSIFFSFKEALKPGYMVNELRNFPKEKWIEMWK, encoded by the exons ATGCTACAGGAGGGCATTGTTCATGTTACATTGGCAAAGATATTAGTTGCTTACGATGATGTTCACTACGAGCGGAGTGTGGCAATGGATGAAAATATAAAAGTG TCTTCGCAAGGAATGCGTTTGTCAAAGTTCTGTCTGCAACCTGATACGCCTTCATCTTGTCGCTTGTTTGAAGCCATTGTGAGCCATTGTGTTCCGGTCATAGCGAGTGATCAAATTGAGCTCCCATTTGAGGATGAAATTGACTATGCCCAATTCTCAATATTCTTCTCCTTCAAGGAGGCATTGAAACCTGGTTACATGGTTAATGAGCTACGGAATTTTCCAAAAGAGAAATGGATTGAAATGTGGAAGTAG